In a genomic window of Jaculus jaculus isolate mJacJac1 chromosome 8, mJacJac1.mat.Y.cur, whole genome shotgun sequence:
- the Dnph1 gene encoding 2'-deoxynucleoside 5'-phosphate N-hydrolase 1, translating to MNPAGETLTSGLREGRDAEDGGRVLPRAQRQAGAGLEPGAVLGRTQPGCARSSRGRRGPSSGEPERAVFPASAFRWAVREGAGVAARRFLPPRRPPGRGWGGRPLALGGGRAGRAAAAMAAAAGERGERGERAEPRRALYFCGSIRGGREDRALYARIVSRLRRFGAVLTEHVAAADVDARGEEAAGGDRLIHERDLAWLQQADVVVAEVTQPSLGVGYELGRAMALNKQILCLFRPRSGRVLSAMIRGAADGSRFQVWDYEEEQLEAMLDQYFEADSPERVAASRNPTA from the exons ATGAA TCCGGCTGGAGAGACACTGACTAGCGGGCTGCGGGAAGGAAGGGACGCGGAGGACGGAGGGCGGGTCCTGCCGAGGGCGCAGCGCCAGGCCGGTGCAGGACTCGAGCCCGGGGCGGTACTGGGGAGAACGCAACCGGGCTGCGCGCGGAGCTCGCGAGGTCGGCGCGGCCCGAGCAGCGGGGAGCCGGAGCGAGCCGTCTTCCCCGCCTCCGCCTTCCGGTGGGCGGTCCGGGAGGGGGCGGGGGTCGCGGCTCGGCGCTTCCTTCCTCCGCGTCGGCCGCCGGGCCGCGGGTGGGGCGGGCGCCCCCTGGCGCTGGGCGGCGGGCGAGCGGGGCGCGCGGCGGCGGCGATGGCGGCGGCGGCCGGGGAGCGCGGGGAGCGCGGGGAGCGCGCGGAGCCCCGGCGCGCCCTGTACTTCTGCGGGAGCATCCGCGGCGGCCGCGAGGACCGGGCGCTGTACGCGCGCATCGTGTCGCGGCTGCGGCGCTTCGGGGCGGTGCTCACCGAGCACGTGGCCGCCGCCGACGTGGACGCGCGCG GGGAAGAAGCAGCTGGAGGTGACAGACTCATCCATGAGCGGGACTTGGCCTGGCTGCAGCAGGCAGATG TGGTTGTGGCCGAAGTGACACAGCCGTCCTTGGGTGTTGGTTATGAGCTGGGCAGGGCCATGGCCCTCAATAAGCAAATCCTATGTCTGTTCCGCCCCCGGTCTGGCCGCG TGCTTTCGGCCATGATCCGGGGAGCAGCAGATGGCTCACGGTTCCAGGTGTGGGACTACGAAGAGGAGCAGTTGGAGGCCATGTTGGATCAGTACTTCGAGGCTGACTCTCCTGAGCGAGTGGCTGCCTCCAGGAACCCAACTGCATGA